The Terriglobus roseus sequence CCTATGAGATCAGCCCCAGCTACGACATCCGCATCGGCTATCGTGGATTGGTCGCCAAGGCTCCCGATTTCAAGCTGGACGTCGATAACTTCAAGACCGGCAAGTATGAAGTGATTTCCATGCCCACACTGGGCGTGGCGTACCACTTCTAAATTTCGCCAACCATTTCCGCCCTGCAGAGGGGCAAAGTAAAGGCCTCGGAGCGATCCGGGGCCTTCGCTGTTTCCTGGCTGCCTATTGCGTTTAGTGGAAGTGGTAGGCCACACCCACAGAGACCACCTTCGGACTCAGCCCCGCCGGGAAGCCCATCCACTTCTGATAGTCGAAGTCGCCGCGAACGTTGATGGACGGGACTACATTCACATCGACTCCGCCCGCAAAGGCGTAGAGGTTATAGGCCAGATTGGCTGCATCGTTGCGAAAATTGAAGACGCCGCGACCGTAGCTGACACGGGCGTATGGTGCGAAGCGACCGTAGTGCCGCACATACCGGCCGCCAAACTCGTAGGTGCGTTCGTACACATGGTCGCTCGCGCTCGAGTTCAACTGGCGAATATTCACTTCAACGCCGTAGTGGTACTTGAAATCGAGTGAAGCATAGCCACCGTAGCCGTATAGTCTCTCCGGTCCATAAAAGAAAGATGAGTCATAGCCGGCGGACGCGCCGGTGTAGCTTCCACCGATTTGCAGGTCGGCGGAACGGCTGGCGGTGGTGGAGGAGGCCTGCCCACTCACATGACCGGGGAAGACCGCTGACGCGAGCATCAGAACCAAGCCTGCCACAAAGGATCGCGAACGGTACGAAATGATCCGACCTTCGTCGCCTTGACTTTGCCCGCCGTTCGTTCTCGATTTCAACAAAGAATCTCCCTCTCGCTTCGTATCTTTTGAGCCTTGGTCGTAAAGGCGGGAAGGGCTGTCCAGCGTGCCAGATCTCATTTGTCCAGGCTGTTCAAGTTTATCGAAGGGCGTAACGGCTCACCAGAGCCACATCCGAAAGCGGAGAAGGGGGAGGCACGATGTGCCTCCCCCTTTTGTGTGCGGAACGATTGAGTTACTGGTTGTTTGGTGGAGCTCCAGCGGAAGGTGCTGCAACCGGTGCGGCCGGTGCAGTCGTTCCGGTGGATGCCGGCGGCGCTGCGACTGCGTTTCCTGCTGCGTCAGTCGTAGCGTTCGCACCGGCGGCTGCGGCTGCGGCTGCAGCAGCGTCCAGAGCGTTCGTCGGAGCCTTGTAGTAGCTCAGCTTCAGGTAGACGGGCGTGACTTCGAAGGGCATCTTGTCGCGCGACGAGAGCAGCGGCTCATACGCTGGGTGCATCTGCACGACCTGGTCGGTCCAGGGATCAAAACGCAGGAAGCTTGCCAGCGGCATGGCCGCGTTCTGCTTCAAGTCGTTCATATCCAGCTTGCCGCCCTTACCCACGAGAGCCTGCAGCCAGAACACACCGGTCTTGGGGTCCTTGACCAGCGAATCGCCGATCATGGGCTCGTTGAGCGCGGTGAGCGCCTTGGAGCGCGCCTGAAGCTGTGCGAGGTACAGGCCGAACTGCGCGGAAGCATCGTTGAGTTCCTTGGGGCTCAGCAGCTCCACGGTCTTCTTTGCAGCCTCCTCGTTGTCGTGGTCCGTGTGATGCATCGGGATTCGTGTGAAAGCCGAAGTATCGGGGAACAGCAGGCGATCGTTAAAGGCGTACTTCGTATCCAGGCGATGGCCCTGGATGATGTGCGCCACCTGGAAGGCAATGATTGCGTACAGGTTATTGACCTGTTCGTTGGCATTGCCGGGGACTGCCGTGGTGTCGATCAGGCTCTTGGAAAGGACGATGGTGTTGCCAATGGCCAGCGACTCCAGCGGCTCCGTGAGCAGGGTGCGCACACGGATCGGACGTGCAACCTGGATGTTGTTGTATGCCAGCACGTTGCCGGCAATCTGCTCCATGATCTTGTCAAAGTCAGACGGAGCATCCAGCAGGCCCGCCTGGAAGAGACGGGTGACGACGTTGTCTTCGGCCTGCTGCACCCATGCGCGCTGTGCGCCCAGTGGCGATACATCCTGCGCATCGGCAGAGACGTCATCGGCGCCCTTTACCTCTACATCCACGTTTTCCGCGTCACCGGTGGGGACCTTCAGCGCGTAGCCCCAGATGTTGCTGACAGCCTTGAACTTGACGGTGTGCTCGTCGCTCTTTGGATCGCTCTCTTCTACGTAGAACGAGGTCGGCAGCCACAGATTTTCCTGCACATTGGTGCGCCAGGAATCAAAGTGGTAGAACTCGCGGAAGTCCTTCTCGGAACCGGCGAACGATCCGTTGAAGCGGACGATGTTGCCATTGCGACGCTCAACCCAGATTCGACCGAAGAAGCGTCCACGGGACTTGCTCGAGGCCGGTTCCACGTCGAACACCATCGTGGGCACGGAGCCGAGGAAGTCATTGCGAACAAAGCCGAACTTGTAGGTGTTCTTGTCGAAGCTGTGCGCGTCAACAAGGATCATCTGCACGAAGCCCACTTCGTTGAACTGCAAATGCAGCTGCTTGTTCAGGCCGCCGATGTAGGACATGGAGTTCTTAAAGAAACCCAGCTTGCCCTTGGCCTTGTGATTATCTTCCGTCTCGTAAGTGTCTCCGCTCAGGACCTTCTTGAAGTCCACGCGGCCCAGAAAGTGCTGATCCGAAGCGGGTATCTGCAGTAGAGCCGGATCCGGCTTCATATTCTGGATGTAAG is a genomic window containing:
- a CDS encoding porin family protein, with the translated sequence MLASAVFPGHVSGQASSTTASRSADLQIGGSYTGASAGYDSSFFYGPERLYGYGGYASLDFKYHYGVEVNIRQLNSSASDHVYERTYEFGGRYVRHYGRFAPYARVSYGRGVFNFRNDAANLAYNLYAFAGGVDVNVVPSINVRGDFDYQKWMGFPAGLSPKVVSVGVAYHFH